In Planctomycetia bacterium, one DNA window encodes the following:
- a CDS encoding DNA strand exchange inhibitor protein encodes MDAHTMEKLEFERIRQLVADQAQCALGRELASRITPSRAAGQVAQWLDQAKQFEAFAARHGLPPFGGITDLRAVVKRAVPPAKLEPEEFAKLSDTLRGAGNVRRYFGPLEAGAALVRKLADRIGDFATIIERIDAVIDAHGRVRDDASARLARIRRDIDDVRLATRNVFDRLLRQPGVVRWLQYPNATFHADRMVLPLRAEQRGRIPGIVHRSSDSGQTLFVEPAEAVELNNRLMNLLQDESDEINRILWELTHLVHLNQAELLRTLETLAVVDLLAAKQRFAARWSLAYAALNTAGRVKLIQARNPILLAIFSAHESTSAATESASVRSVVPIDVRLGDDFDILMITGPNTGGKTAALKTVGLISLMHQSGLPIPASPGSEMPVFDGIWIDVGDEQSLQQSLSTFSAHLGRILDILRRARKGTLVLLDELGAGTDPDEGAAIGRAIIDHLLHCGCLAMITTHLGALKAVGYDHPRVDNASVQFDIESLRPTYELRIGEPGHSSAITIATKLGMPRRLADAARKHLAGRHRALHRAIAGTLQSRRDAERARRDADAARSEAAKAALTAVDIARKLAEQKSRYAAWVERVMRLQPGDAVFVRRFDKPGRVVRIKLERQQAVVAMDSMEAEVPLAELSFSD; translated from the coding sequence ATGGACGCGCACACGATGGAGAAGCTGGAGTTCGAGCGCATTCGCCAGCTCGTGGCCGATCAGGCGCAGTGCGCGCTGGGGCGGGAGCTGGCGTCGCGGATCACGCCGTCGCGCGCGGCGGGCCAGGTGGCACAGTGGCTGGATCAGGCGAAGCAGTTTGAAGCCTTCGCAGCGCGGCACGGCCTGCCGCCGTTTGGCGGAATCACCGATCTCCGCGCCGTCGTGAAGCGTGCCGTGCCGCCGGCCAAGCTGGAGCCGGAGGAATTCGCGAAGCTTTCGGACACGCTGCGCGGGGCGGGCAACGTGCGGCGCTACTTTGGGCCGCTGGAAGCGGGGGCCGCGCTGGTTCGCAAGCTGGCGGATCGCATCGGTGACTTTGCGACGATCATCGAGCGAATCGATGCGGTGATCGACGCGCACGGCCGCGTGCGTGATGACGCTTCGGCGCGGCTGGCGCGCATCCGGCGCGACATCGACGACGTGCGCCTCGCCACGCGCAATGTGTTTGATCGGCTGTTGCGACAGCCCGGCGTAGTGCGCTGGCTCCAGTATCCCAACGCGACCTTTCACGCCGACCGCATGGTGCTGCCGCTGCGCGCCGAGCAGCGCGGACGCATCCCCGGCATCGTCCATCGCAGTAGCGACAGCGGTCAGACGCTCTTTGTCGAGCCGGCCGAAGCCGTCGAGTTGAACAACCGGCTGATGAATCTGCTTCAAGACGAGTCCGACGAGATCAATCGCATTCTGTGGGAGCTGACGCACCTGGTTCACCTGAACCAGGCCGAACTGCTGCGCACGCTGGAGACGCTGGCGGTCGTCGATCTGCTCGCGGCGAAACAGCGCTTCGCGGCGCGGTGGAGCCTGGCCTACGCGGCCCTCAACACCGCAGGACGGGTGAAGTTGATCCAGGCGCGGAACCCGATTCTCCTCGCGATTTTCAGCGCGCACGAATCGACGTCCGCCGCGACGGAATCGGCCTCGGTGCGATCGGTCGTGCCGATCGACGTGCGCCTCGGCGATGATTTCGACATTTTGATGATTACCGGGCCGAACACCGGCGGCAAGACCGCCGCGCTCAAGACCGTCGGCCTGATCAGCCTGATGCACCAGTCGGGGCTGCCGATCCCGGCGTCGCCGGGTTCGGAAATGCCGGTGTTCGATGGCATCTGGATCGATGTCGGCGATGAGCAAAGCCTGCAACAGTCGCTCTCGACCTTCAGCGCGCACCTGGGGCGCATTCTTGACATCCTCCGCCGCGCGCGGAAGGGCACGCTTGTGCTGCTCGACGAACTCGGCGCGGGCACCGACCCGGACGAAGGCGCTGCGATCGGTCGCGCGATCATCGATCACCTGTTGCATTGCGGCTGCCTCGCGATGATCACAACCCATTTGGGGGCGCTCAAGGCCGTGGGGTACGACCATCCGCGCGTCGACAATGCATCGGTGCAGTTTGATATCGAATCGCTGCGCCCGACGTATGAACTGCGCATCGGCGAACCGGGTCACAGCAGCGCGATCACGATCGCGACGAAGCTGGGCATGCCGCGCCGGCTGGCCGACGCAGCGCGGAAGCATCTCGCGGGACGGCATCGGGCATTGCATCGCGCGATCGCCGGCACGCTTCAATCGCGGCGCGACGCGGAACGCGCTCGTCGCGACGCGGACGCCGCGCGATCCGAGGCCGCCAAAGCGGCGCTGACGGCCGTGGATATCGCCAGAAAGCTTGCGGAGCAGAAGTCGCGCTACGCGGCGTGGGTGGAGCGCGTGATGCGATTGCAACCGGGCGATGCCGTGTTCGTGCGAAGGTTCGACAAGCCCGGTCGCGTCGTGCGGATAAAACTTGAGCGGCAGCAAGCGGTGGTAGCGATGGATTCGATGGAGGCCGAGGTGCCGCTCGCGGAATTGTCATTCAGCGATTGA
- the truD gene encoding tRNA pseudouridine(13) synthase TruD translates to MTSLRTAPDVSEMMVYLTAEFAPIPASIKRRYEDFVVEEIPAYEPCGHGDHCYFTIEKSGLSTMRAVQDIARSLGVNSREIGLAGLKDARAVSVQTLSLEHIDPARIEALRIPRIRILRVSRHTNKLKIGHLRGNRFRIKLRDVPPERIGDLRAICDLLHRRGTPNYFGQQRFGLRGDSWEMGRAILKNDPKTLVDLILGTPGPLDTGPVLKARQLYQTGKYDAAAKAWPFGFSTNARMCRAMAKSGGKHHRAAHALDDRLKKFFVNAFQSYLFNRVLSQRIGEIDRVRDGDLAYKHDNGAVFLVTDAAAEASRAAAFEISPSGPIFAPRMTTAGGAIGELEAAVFESGGVTLDDFRKLRRMSFHGARRPLRFRPEDLTIETGGDEHGPFVELRFALPSGCYATMLLRELCKGELTEALDEEE, encoded by the coding sequence ATGACGAGCCTTCGCACGGCGCCGGATGTCAGCGAAATGATGGTCTACCTGACCGCCGAGTTCGCGCCGATCCCCGCGTCGATCAAGCGGCGCTACGAAGACTTCGTCGTGGAAGAAATCCCGGCGTACGAACCCTGCGGCCACGGAGACCATTGTTATTTCACGATTGAAAAGTCCGGGCTTTCGACCATGCGGGCCGTGCAGGACATCGCGCGGTCGCTGGGGGTCAACTCGCGGGAGATCGGTCTGGCGGGTTTGAAGGACGCGCGGGCCGTCAGCGTGCAGACGCTTAGCCTCGAACACATCGACCCGGCGAGGATCGAGGCGCTGCGCATCCCGCGCATTCGCATCCTGCGCGTCAGCCGCCACACCAACAAACTCAAGATCGGGCACCTGCGCGGCAATCGTTTTCGAATCAAATTGCGCGATGTGCCGCCGGAGCGCATTGGTGACCTGCGCGCAATCTGCGACCTTCTGCATCGGCGCGGCACGCCCAATTACTTCGGCCAGCAGCGATTCGGCCTGCGCGGCGACAGTTGGGAAATGGGCCGCGCCATCCTCAAGAATGATCCGAAGACTCTCGTCGATCTGATACTTGGCACGCCCGGCCCGCTGGACACGGGACCGGTGCTCAAGGCGCGGCAGCTCTATCAGACCGGCAAGTACGATGCGGCGGCGAAGGCGTGGCCCTTTGGATTCTCCACGAACGCGCGAATGTGCCGAGCCATGGCGAAGTCCGGAGGCAAGCATCACCGCGCGGCCCATGCCCTGGACGACCGGCTCAAGAAGTTCTTCGTCAACGCGTTTCAGTCCTACTTGTTCAATCGAGTTCTTTCGCAGCGCATCGGCGAGATTGATCGCGTCCGCGACGGCGATCTCGCCTACAAGCACGACAACGGCGCGGTGTTCCTCGTGACCGACGCTGCGGCGGAGGCCTCGCGCGCGGCCGCGTTCGAAATTTCACCGAGCGGACCGATCTTCGCCCCGCGCATGACGACCGCAGGCGGTGCGATCGGTGAACTGGAGGCGGCGGTCTTCGAATCCGGCGGCGTGACGCTCGATGATTTTCGCAAACTGCGTCGAATGAGTTTTCACGGCGCGCGGCGTCCGCTGCGATTTCGGCCCGAGGATCTCACGATTGAAACCGGCGGCGATGAGCACGGCCCCTTCGTTGAGCTGCGTTTCGCGTTGCCCTCGGGCTGTTACGCGACCATGCTGCTGCGCGAACTATGCAAGGGCGAGTTGACCGAAGCGCTGGATGAAGAGGAGTGA
- a CDS encoding DNA topoisomerase IV subunit A translates to MAKKASTRSGSSRSSSSRSARNAATAQKIVGLAESVVAQAAKKKDPAVDIPLRTLSNAQYNPRKRIIEMGDKAQSRSFFNLGMAKSFMQTVLIASGCKKLIDEDKTVSIRGLYYLTKHTIPGTTEKTFNDQDESDPIIEDLEVALESLREELHVFASSRGTIAGNLTVVSKGDEIDLRRMGSGGWGIPGIVEPDMLQFKKCEAKYILHVEKDTVWQRFNEDKFWQKNNCIITHGNGQPPRAVRRLLFRMHNELKLPVYCLLDNDPWGYYIYSVIKQGSINLAFESNRMAIPDAKFIGVRSRDFEEFGLSDDVKIAVDDKDLKRAKQIMEYPWFKGKKEWAKEIDAMLKHGFKMEVESLLTKSISFVTETYVPQKLKKQGAWLD, encoded by the coding sequence ATGGCCAAAAAAGCCTCAACTCGTTCAGGAAGTTCCCGCAGCAGCTCATCGCGCTCCGCACGCAACGCCGCCACCGCGCAGAAAATCGTCGGCCTCGCCGAATCGGTCGTCGCCCAAGCCGCGAAGAAGAAGGACCCCGCCGTAGACATCCCGCTGCGCACGCTCTCCAACGCGCAGTACAACCCGCGCAAACGCATCATCGAAATGGGCGACAAGGCCCAGTCGCGCAGCTTTTTCAACCTCGGCATGGCCAAGAGCTTCATGCAGACGGTGCTGATCGCCAGCGGCTGCAAGAAGCTGATCGACGAGGACAAGACGGTGAGCATCCGCGGTCTGTACTACCTCACCAAGCACACCATCCCCGGCACGACGGAAAAGACCTTCAACGATCAGGACGAGAGCGACCCGATCATTGAAGACCTCGAAGTCGCGCTGGAGAGTCTGCGCGAGGAGCTACACGTCTTCGCAAGCAGCCGCGGCACCATCGCCGGAAATCTCACCGTCGTCAGCAAGGGGGATGAGATCGATCTGCGTCGCATGGGCAGCGGCGGCTGGGGCATTCCCGGCATCGTCGAGCCGGACATGCTGCAATTCAAGAAGTGCGAGGCAAAATACATCCTGCACGTCGAAAAAGACACCGTCTGGCAGCGCTTCAACGAGGATAAGTTCTGGCAGAAGAACAACTGCATCATCACGCACGGCAACGGCCAGCCGCCGCGCGCCGTGCGCCGCCTGCTGTTCCGCATGCACAACGAGTTGAAACTGCCGGTTTATTGCCTGCTCGATAACGATCCCTGGGGGTATTACATTTACAGCGTCATCAAGCAGGGGTCGATCAATCTTGCGTTCGAGAGCAATCGCATGGCCATCCCCGATGCGAAGTTTATCGGCGTGCGCAGCCGCGACTTCGAGGAGTTCGGCCTGTCGGATGACGTGAAGATCGCCGTGGATGACAAGGACCTGAAACGCGCCAAGCAGATCATGGAATACCCCTGGTTCAAGGGGAAGAAAGAGTGGGCCAAGGAAATCGACGCCATGCTCAAGCACGGATTCAAGATGGAAGTCGAAAGCCTGCTGACAAAAAGCATTTCGTTCGTGACGGAAACATACGTGCCGCAGAAGCTGAAAAAGCAGGGGGCTTGGCTGGATTAA
- a CDS encoding DUF962 domain-containing protein: MPRWLTNWLERHQNRTSFWLHMIGIPMTIACVPLALVQLSRDQWDLWWRPVALLAGGYLLQWVGHVIEGNDMGEVILIKKWMGRPYVAVSPRYKKP; encoded by the coding sequence ATGCCACGATGGCTCACCAATTGGCTGGAGCGGCACCAGAATCGAACGTCGTTCTGGCTGCACATGATCGGGATCCCCATGACGATCGCGTGCGTGCCGCTGGCCCTGGTGCAGCTTTCGCGCGATCAATGGGACTTGTGGTGGCGGCCGGTGGCGCTGCTGGCGGGGGGGTATCTGTTGCAATGGGTCGGGCACGTGATCGAGGGCAACGACATGGGGGAAGTGATTCTGATCAAAAAGTGGATGGGTCGGCCCTACGTGGCGGTTTCGCCGAGGTACAAGAAGCCATAG
- a CDS encoding PP2C family protein-serine/threonine phosphatase has product MFGPDSGDWRQRLAMVVDTLREMSLHTEPEAMVRSYGARMRNLLATDRMVAISRRGLTPPNFRITRSSLWSEQVDPWKEPHKLPLLSGGLLGELLYADEPRLIDDLRIASDDPAAEYFEGMKSLISLPLYDQGIATNMVVFMRRAAGAFDPEDFPQWMLMSGLFGRATYSLVVSAQLAAAYELTDRELRTIADIQRSLLPSELPKISTMELAAYYQTSRRAGGDYYDFFPLENDQWGILIADVSGHGTPAAVMMAITHSIAHTMPGPPTPPCRLLDNLNSQLIRHYTRNSGTFVTAFYGIYDAQTRLLRYANAGHNPPRLKRCDDGSMASLDGVGSFPLGITADVSFEEARLQLRAGDQIIFYTDGITEAQNAEGEMFGEARLDEVLGACRPGAQQLIDAVLESVAAFSNGRPADDDRTVLVAKVK; this is encoded by the coding sequence ATGTTCGGACCGGACAGCGGCGATTGGCGGCAGCGCCTGGCGATGGTGGTGGACACGCTGCGTGAGATGAGCCTTCACACCGAGCCGGAGGCGATGGTGCGCAGCTACGGCGCGCGGATGCGCAACCTGCTGGCCACGGATCGGATGGTCGCGATCAGCCGGCGCGGTCTGACGCCGCCGAACTTTCGCATCACGCGCAGTTCGCTCTGGAGCGAGCAGGTCGATCCGTGGAAGGAGCCGCACAAACTGCCACTGCTCTCCGGCGGGCTGCTGGGCGAACTGCTCTACGCCGATGAGCCTCGCCTGATCGACGACCTGCGCATCGCGTCCGACGACCCGGCTGCCGAATACTTCGAAGGCATGAAGTCGCTGATCTCGCTGCCGCTTTACGACCAAGGCATCGCGACGAATATGGTTGTCTTTATGCGCCGTGCCGCCGGCGCCTTCGACCCCGAGGATTTTCCTCAATGGATGCTCATGAGCGGGTTGTTCGGCCGGGCGACGTACAGCCTCGTCGTATCCGCCCAGCTGGCCGCGGCTTACGAGTTGACCGATCGCGAGCTTCGCACCATCGCCGACATTCAGCGGTCGCTGCTGCCATCCGAGCTGCCGAAAATCAGCACGATGGAACTCGCCGCGTACTATCAGACCAGCCGCCGCGCGGGCGGAGATTACTACGACTTCTTCCCGCTGGAAAACGATCAATGGGGGATTCTCATCGCCGACGTCAGCGGCCACGGCACCCCGGCCGCCGTCATGATGGCCATTACGCACAGCATCGCGCACACGATGCCCGGCCCGCCGACGCCGCCCTGTCGCCTGCTGGACAATCTGAACAGTCAACTGATCCGGCACTACACGCGAAACTCCGGTACGTTCGTCACGGCGTTCTACGGGATCTATGACGCGCAGACGCGCCTGCTGCGCTACGCCAACGCCGGTCACAATCCGCCTCGTCTGAAGCGCTGCGACGATGGTTCGATGGCGTCGCTTGACGGCGTCGGGAGCTTTCCGCTCGGAATCACGGCGGACGTTTCCTTTGAAGAAGCCAGGCTCCAGCTTCGCGCCGGAGACCAGATCATTTTCTACACGGACGGCATCACCGAGGCCCAGAACGCCGAAGGCGAGATGTTCGGCGAGGCTCGCCTTGATGAGGTGCTCGGTGCCTGCCGGCCCGGCGCGCAGCAACTCATCGACGCCGTCCTCGAGTCCGTCGCCGCATTCAGCAACGGCCGCCCCGCCGACGATGACCGGACGGTCCTGGTCGCAAAAGTGAAGTAA
- a CDS encoding PQQ-binding-like beta-propeller repeat protein → MIHRCLILALMLGAWGMSARADDWLHYAADARRSGRASGAPDALNAVLWTVSQYPPGTPIAFVGPSSPVMFAGRVYANARYFEGSLHVHNRLIAIEGATGIVLWQTLVDKSVLDSWSSPAVDAVNGLVLLPTGAKLNAIDAVTGALHWATPLNRNVVNASPLVLPDVVAGRAFITDYDGFGQSASLYCINTSPYDAVKNPYEPGEIVWTEPIGGASGATAASENGIVYVSSISFDEGNCVAAGAITAFEIAASPESRRLWTTCAGTGFFGGVTIAHGFVFAASYNLSGSGDNSLLVKIDAATGQIVWTIPCERTSSIPVVAGDRIFLSAGINGFGSAPKVQCFRDDGASAVKLWDTFVDTGGSLVLGGWTHQPLYSDGMLYVGKIPVGGGFFGAYTDLYMLDVSRAPDDPLFVRDHHAGVGSSPAMVNGRLYTIGPNGLSALAQRGDCNGDGTLDGLDIACFVDRLLHGASIADTALLDFTLDGVLTVDDVPAFVTTLLGAS, encoded by the coding sequence ATGATTCATCGATGCTTGATCCTGGCGCTGATGCTTGGCGCCTGGGGGATGTCTGCGCGGGCGGATGATTGGCTGCATTACGCCGCCGACGCGCGTCGAAGCGGCCGAGCGAGTGGCGCGCCCGACGCCTTGAACGCGGTCTTGTGGACGGTCTCGCAGTATCCACCCGGCACGCCGATCGCGTTCGTTGGACCGAGCAGTCCGGTCATGTTTGCCGGCCGCGTGTATGCCAACGCGCGGTATTTCGAGGGCAGCCTGCACGTTCACAATCGACTGATCGCCATCGAAGGAGCCACCGGAATCGTGCTGTGGCAGACGCTTGTCGACAAGTCCGTGCTGGATTCCTGGTCCAGCCCGGCCGTCGACGCGGTGAATGGATTGGTCTTGCTGCCGACGGGCGCGAAACTCAACGCCATCGACGCCGTGACCGGCGCGTTGCACTGGGCAACGCCGCTGAACCGCAACGTCGTCAATGCGTCGCCCCTGGTATTGCCCGATGTGGTCGCAGGGCGTGCGTTCATCACGGACTACGACGGGTTCGGCCAGAGCGCGTCGCTGTATTGCATCAACACGTCGCCGTATGACGCGGTGAAGAATCCGTATGAGCCGGGGGAGATTGTGTGGACCGAGCCAATCGGCGGCGCGTCCGGCGCGACGGCTGCGAGCGAGAACGGCATCGTGTATGTTTCGTCCATTTCGTTCGATGAAGGAAACTGCGTCGCAGCGGGCGCGATCACGGCGTTTGAGATTGCTGCGTCGCCGGAATCGCGCCGGCTGTGGACGACGTGCGCGGGGACGGGTTTCTTCGGCGGCGTGACGATTGCGCATGGGTTTGTCTTCGCCGCGAGCTACAACTTGAGCGGCTCGGGTGATAATTCGCTTCTTGTCAAGATCGACGCCGCGACCGGGCAGATCGTCTGGACGATTCCGTGTGAGCGCACAAGCTCGATTCCCGTCGTGGCGGGCGATCGCATCTTCCTCTCGGCGGGCATCAACGGATTCGGTTCCGCGCCGAAGGTGCAGTGTTTCCGCGACGACGGCGCGTCGGCGGTGAAACTGTGGGATACCTTTGTCGATACAGGCGGCTCGCTCGTCTTGGGCGGCTGGACGCATCAGCCGCTGTATTCCGATGGGATGCTGTATGTCGGCAAGATTCCGGTCGGCGGCGGCTTTTTCGGGGCGTACACGGACTTGTACATGCTCGATGTGTCTCGCGCGCCGGACGATCCACTGTTCGTGCGGGATCATCACGCCGGAGTCGGAAGCAGCCCTGCCATGGTCAATGGGCGGCTTTACACAATCGGGCCGAACGGGCTGTCAGCGCTCGCGCAGCGCGGCGACTGCAACGGGGATGGAACGCTTGACGGTTTGGATATCGCCTGCTTCGTGGATCGACTCCTTCACGGCGCGTCGATTGCCGATACGGCGCTGCTGGATTTCACGTTGGACGGCGTGCTGACGGTGGACGACGTTCCGGCATTCGTCACGACGCTTCTGGGAGCTTCATGA
- a CDS encoding alanine--glyoxylate aminotransferase family protein has protein sequence MMKLRLFTPGPTMVSPEVMLEMAQPLDHHRTQGFKDMLKECTELLGYVYQTKAAPLVLTGSGTAAMEGAILSVCRPDAKTLVCHSGKFGERWQKILAKFKLPHVEIKQPYGHGIKAEMVIEALKKNADVKAVIFVHSETSTCAVSEAQGIAKACRDHGAISIVDGITSIGAIPFKMDEWGIDIAVTGSQKALMLPPGLAFAAVSDRAWQAIDAYDGPTFYNDLKAFRKSQKDSDVPWTPNNQMVRGLRYTLRQIKAETIEGVWKRTARLAAGTRAAFKAMGLELYAADPVDSVTGVNVPAGLDEGAWRKALRANYGVHIAAGQGELKGKMVRVNHMGYVDDVDTVGAIAAMEWTLAEAGYKLDVGAGVAAFVKATKA, from the coding sequence ATGATGAAACTACGCCTCTTCACCCCCGGTCCGACGATGGTCAGCCCCGAAGTCATGCTCGAGATGGCCCAGCCGCTCGATCATCACCGCACCCAGGGCTTCAAGGACATGCTCAAGGAATGCACCGAGCTGCTCGGCTACGTCTATCAGACCAAGGCCGCTCCGCTCGTGCTGACTGGCTCCGGCACGGCCGCCATGGAAGGCGCGATTCTCTCGGTCTGTCGACCGGATGCGAAGACGCTGGTGTGTCATTCCGGCAAGTTCGGCGAGCGCTGGCAGAAGATTCTCGCGAAGTTCAAGCTCCCGCACGTCGAGATCAAGCAGCCTTACGGCCACGGCATCAAGGCCGAGATGGTCATCGAGGCGCTGAAGAAGAATGCCGACGTGAAAGCGGTGATCTTCGTGCACAGCGAGACGAGCACCTGCGCGGTGAGCGAGGCCCAGGGCATCGCCAAGGCCTGCCGCGACCACGGCGCGATCAGCATTGTCGACGGCATCACGTCGATCGGAGCGATCCCGTTCAAGATGGACGAATGGGGCATCGACATCGCCGTGACCGGCTCGCAGAAAGCGCTGATGCTGCCGCCGGGGCTGGCCTTCGCGGCCGTCAGCGACCGGGCCTGGCAGGCGATCGACGCCTACGACGGGCCGACGTTTTACAACGATCTGAAGGCGTTTCGCAAGAGCCAGAAGGACAGCGACGTGCCGTGGACGCCGAACAACCAGATGGTTCGCGGGCTTCGTTACACACTCCGGCAGATCAAGGCCGAGACGATCGAGGGCGTCTGGAAGCGGACGGCGCGGCTGGCGGCCGGCACGCGCGCGGCGTTCAAGGCGATGGGCCTGGAGCTGTACGCGGCCGATCCGGTGGACAGCGTGACGGGCGTAAACGTGCCGGCGGGCCTGGACGAGGGCGCGTGGCGCAAGGCACTGCGGGCGAACTACGGGGTACACATCGCCGCGGGCCAGGGCGAGCTGAAGGGCAAGATGGTGCGTGTGAACCACATGGGCTACGTGGACGACGTGGATACGGTGGGCGCGATCGCGGCGATGGAGTGGACGCTGGCTGAAGCGGGCTACAAACTGGATGTTGGCGCGGGTGTGGCGGCGTTTGTGAAAGCGACGAAGGCGTAA
- the rnc gene encoding ribonuclease III: MSDSALDACQEAIGYRFRDPSLLSAALTHASIATSRLQSNERMEFLGDAILGMVVCRYLFDHYPQYLEGELTKIKSAVVSRKTCAEISERLGLPQFLYLGNGISGRHRLPTSLAAAAFESLIAAIALDGGTEAATEFILKHVVPDIRAAVASEHQNNYKSQLQQYAQKQQGGTPVYELLDEKGPDHSKCFEVAVVVSGRRFPSAWGPSKKEAEQKAALNALMELNLVPAESAAVQ; the protein is encoded by the coding sequence ATGAGCGATTCAGCGCTCGACGCGTGTCAGGAAGCCATTGGCTATCGTTTTCGCGATCCCTCGCTGTTGTCGGCCGCGCTGACGCACGCCTCCATTGCCACGTCCCGCCTGCAAAGCAACGAGCGCATGGAGTTTCTCGGCGATGCCATCCTCGGCATGGTGGTCTGCCGCTATTTGTTTGATCATTACCCGCAATACCTTGAAGGCGAGCTGACCAAGATCAAGTCGGCTGTCGTTTCAAGGAAAACGTGTGCCGAGATTTCCGAGCGGCTGGGTCTGCCGCAGTTTCTTTACCTGGGCAACGGCATCAGCGGGCGGCATCGGCTGCCCACGTCGCTGGCCGCGGCGGCGTTCGAATCGTTGATCGCGGCCATTGCGCTCGACGGCGGCACGGAGGCCGCGACCGAGTTCATTCTCAAGCACGTTGTGCCGGATATCCGCGCGGCCGTGGCCAGCGAACACCAGAATAACTACAAATCTCAACTTCAACAGTACGCCCAGAAACAACAGGGCGGCACGCCCGTTTATGAATTGCTCGATGAGAAAGGTCCGGACCACAGCAAGTGTTTCGAGGTGGCCGTGGTCGTCTCCGGCCGGCGTTTTCCCAGCGCCTGGGGCCCGAGCAAGAAAGAAGCCGAACAGAAGGCGGCGCTCAACGCGCTGATGGAGCTGAACCTCGTCCCGGCGGAATCGGCGGCGGTGCAATAA